One region of Candidatus Binatia bacterium genomic DNA includes:
- the xylB gene encoding xylulokinase: MYLGIDIGTSAVKALLIDDAQRVVAQAGSPLEVSRPRPLWSEQDPEDWWRATLAAVEGLRSLAPAAFASLAGIGLSGQMHGAVLLDSRDRVLRPAILWNDGRSGAECALLERREPALRTITGNLAMPGFTAPKLLWVAAHEPEIFAATRRVLLPKDYVRLRLTGEYASDMSDAAGTLWLDVAGRRWSAAMLAATGLSEAAVPRLVEGSEPSGVLRAELAGAWGVPGRVVVAGGAGDNAGGAAGAGVIEPGQAFVSLGTSGVYFVAGDRFAPHPAGAVHAFCHCLPQRWHQMGVLLSAASCLTWISGVTGASSEAALLAEVEARDRDPRVLFLPYLSGERTPHNDPLARGAFVGLTHDTTRADLGRAVLEGVGFAFADCQAALLAAGTRIERVSVLGGGARSRFWGRILASALGRTIEYHSGGEVGPAFGAARLARLAVTGEPPAAVCTAPASVSVVEPDPGLRARYAERFPVFRRLYRDLRESMAALG; this comes from the coding sequence GTGTACCTCGGTATCGACATCGGCACGTCGGCGGTGAAGGCCCTGCTGATCGACGACGCTCAGCGGGTCGTCGCGCAGGCCGGGTCGCCCCTCGAGGTGTCGAGGCCGCGGCCCCTCTGGTCGGAACAGGATCCCGAAGACTGGTGGCGCGCCACCCTGGCGGCGGTCGAAGGCCTGCGGTCGCTGGCCCCGGCCGCCTTTGCGTCGCTCGCCGGTATTGGCCTTTCGGGGCAGATGCACGGGGCGGTGCTGCTCGATTCGCGAGACCGCGTGCTGCGGCCCGCCATTCTCTGGAACGACGGCCGCAGTGGCGCCGAGTGCGCGCTGCTCGAACGGCGCGAGCCGGCGCTGCGGACGATTACCGGCAATCTCGCCATGCCCGGCTTCACCGCGCCAAAGCTACTGTGGGTTGCGGCGCACGAACCGGAGATCTTCGCTGCGACCCGAAGGGTGTTGCTGCCCAAGGACTACGTGCGATTGCGGCTGACGGGCGAATACGCGTCGGACATGTCCGATGCCGCCGGTACGCTGTGGCTCGACGTCGCCGGACGACGCTGGTCGGCGGCGATGCTCGCAGCCACGGGTCTCTCCGAGGCTGCGGTGCCGCGGCTCGTCGAGGGTAGTGAGCCCAGTGGTGTGTTGCGCGCGGAGCTGGCCGGCGCCTGGGGTGTGCCGGGCCGGGTCGTGGTCGCCGGCGGCGCCGGCGACAATGCCGGCGGTGCCGCTGGTGCCGGGGTGATCGAGCCGGGCCAGGCCTTCGTATCGCTGGGAACCTCGGGCGTGTACTTCGTGGCGGGCGACCGCTTCGCTCCTCACCCGGCGGGAGCGGTGCACGCGTTCTGTCATTGCTTGCCGCAGCGCTGGCACCAGATGGGCGTGTTGCTCAGTGCCGCAAGCTGCCTCACCTGGATTAGCGGCGTGACCGGCGCTTCGTCGGAGGCTGCCCTGCTCGCAGAAGTCGAAGCCCGGGATCGGGATCCGCGCGTGCTGTTCCTACCCTATCTTTCCGGCGAGAGGACCCCCCACAACGACCCGCTCGCTCGAGGCGCGTTCGTCGGCTTGACGCACGACACGACGCGGGCCGACCTCGGACGGGCCGTGCTCGAAGGCGTCGGCTTCGCGTTTGCGGACTGTCAGGCCGCGTTGCTCGCGGCCGGAACCAGAATCGAACGGGTCAGCGTTCTCGGCGGTGGTGCACGCAGTCGCTTCTGGGGCCGCATCCTTGCCAGTGCTCTCGGGCGGACGATCGAGTACCACAGCGGTGGCGAGGTTGGTCCGGCTTTCGGCGCGGCCCGCCTGGCGCGCCTCGCGGTCACCGGCGAGCCGCCCGCGGCGGTGTGCACCGCACCGGCGAGCGTAAGTGTCGTCGAGCCAGACCCTGGGCTGCGCGCCCGGTATGCGGAGCGATTCCCGGTGTTTCGCCGGTTATACAGAGATCTGCGGGAGAGCATGGCCGCGCTGGGTTGA
- the xylA gene encoding xylose isomerase → MGQPFFPTIERVRYEGRASANALAFRWYDADRIVLGKRLSEHLRPAACYWHSFCWDGTDMFGAGTFARPWLGGGDAMALAARKTEVAFEFFEKLDVPFFTFHDRDVAPEGATLAASNANLARAVEGIAAAMERTGVRLLWGTANLFSHRRYAAGAATNPDPEVFAYAAAQVKQAMDVTRQLGGAGYVLWGGREGYDTLLNTDLGRELEQLGRFMSLVVDYRHRSGFAGTLLIEPKPMEPTKHQYDRDAAAVHAFLQRFGLEREIRLNIEANHATLAGHSFEHEIAYAIANDLLGSVDINRGDPQNGWDTDQFPNSVEELTLVLYRILAAGGLGNGGFNFDAKLRRQSVDPLDLFHAHIGGMDTLARALINGAALLESRILAAEVKARYAGWDGRLGQAILRGSATLDDLAAQALADGLDPAPRSGGQERLENAVSRAIDAAATGSASVSR, encoded by the coding sequence ATGGGTCAGCCCTTCTTTCCGACGATCGAGCGTGTCCGCTACGAAGGCCGGGCAAGCGCCAATGCGCTGGCGTTTCGGTGGTACGATGCCGACCGGATCGTCCTCGGCAAGCGCCTTTCGGAACACCTGCGGCCGGCGGCGTGCTACTGGCACTCGTTCTGCTGGGATGGCACGGACATGTTTGGGGCCGGAACGTTCGCGCGTCCGTGGCTTGGCGGTGGCGACGCGATGGCGCTGGCGGCGCGCAAGACCGAAGTCGCTTTCGAGTTCTTCGAGAAGCTGGACGTGCCGTTCTTTACCTTTCACGACCGCGACGTGGCTCCCGAGGGCGCGACGTTGGCGGCCTCGAACGCGAACCTGGCGCGGGCGGTCGAGGGGATCGCCGCGGCGATGGAGCGCACCGGTGTGCGACTCCTCTGGGGCACGGCGAACCTGTTCAGCCACCGGCGTTACGCCGCCGGCGCGGCGACCAATCCCGACCCGGAGGTGTTCGCTTACGCCGCCGCGCAGGTAAAGCAGGCGATGGACGTCACGCGCCAGCTCGGCGGCGCCGGCTACGTTCTGTGGGGTGGAAGGGAAGGGTACGACACTCTGCTCAACACCGATCTCGGGCGCGAACTGGAGCAACTCGGGCGCTTCATGAGTCTGGTCGTCGATTACAGGCATCGCAGCGGCTTTGCAGGCACGCTGCTCATCGAGCCGAAGCCGATGGAGCCGACCAAGCACCAGTACGACCGGGACGCCGCCGCGGTGCACGCGTTCCTGCAGCGCTTCGGATTGGAGCGCGAGATACGACTCAACATCGAAGCGAACCACGCCACGCTGGCCGGGCACAGCTTCGAGCACGAGATCGCCTATGCGATTGCCAACGATCTTCTCGGCAGTGTCGACATCAACCGCGGCGACCCGCAAAACGGTTGGGATACCGACCAGTTCCCGAACAGCGTCGAGGAGCTTACGCTCGTGCTGTATCGCATCCTGGCGGCGGGGGGTCTGGGAAACGGTGGGTTCAACTTCGACGCGAAACTGCGGCGCCAGAGCGTCGATCCGCTCGACCTGTTCCACGCTCATATCGGCGGTATGGACACGCTCGCCCGCGCGCTGATCAACGGCGCGGCGCTGCTCGAGTCGAGGATTCTGGCGGCGGAGGTGAAGGCGCGCTACGCCGGCTGGGATGGTCGGCTGGGTCAGGCGATACTGCGCGGCAGTGCCACTCTGGACGATCTGGCCGCGCAGGCGCTTGCCGACGGCCTCGACCCGGCGCCGCGTTCGGGCGGCCAGGAACGCCTCGAGAACGCGGTCAGCCGCGCGATCGACGCCGCAGCAACGGGTTCGGCCTCGGTATCGAGGTGA